A stretch of the Flavobacterium aquiphilum genome encodes the following:
- a CDS encoding DUF2721 domain-containing protein, with product MTLHVETPALLFSATSLILLAYTNRFLTVATIVRGLKKVYKEKENSMILLEIKNLNRRLTLIRFMQMAGVFSLFLSVFTMLLLFLNYQLVGIYLFGASLLALLISLALCFWEINISVDALRLHLSDLTHKELGKEQK from the coding sequence ATGACACTTCATGTAGAAACTCCTGCTTTATTGTTTTCGGCTACTTCGTTAATCTTACTGGCTTATACTAATCGGTTTTTGACGGTTGCAACCATTGTACGTGGACTAAAGAAAGTTTACAAAGAGAAAGAAAACAGTATGATTTTACTGGAAATAAAGAACCTAAACCGAAGATTAACACTTATTCGTTTTATGCAAATGGCAGGCGTATTCAGTTTGTTCTTGTCTGTTTTTACAATGCTTTTATTGTTCTTAAACTATCAATTGGTTGGAATTTATTTGTTTGGAGCCAGTTTGCTTGCCTTACTGATTTCATTGGCTTTATGTTTTTGGGAAATCAACATTTCGGTTGATGCATTACGTTTGCATTTGAGCGACCTAACTCATAAGGAACTTGGAAAAGAACAAAAATAA
- a CDS encoding IS982 family transposase — protein MSNIVKNYFKVLEVICSLNYDLVFKPRVGRSGKMSDLEVIALSLTAEFMSIDSENSLFKQISPIMIPNLIERSQFNKRRRKLFLFSEEIRTKLASRFLEFEDYFIVDSMPLEICKFSRHKRIKICKDEFETAPSKGFCASQNSWFYGYKLHGVCSVTGVFHSLDITKAEVHDVNFLKNIKKQMSDCVILGDRGYLSESVQLDLFQTVKVKLETPKRINQKDYKSQPYIFRKSRKRIETLFSQLCDQFLIRRNYAKSFEGFKTRILAKITAMTLIQYINKFIFDRPINNIKNQLI, from the coding sequence ATGTCAAATATAGTTAAAAATTATTTTAAGGTTTTAGAAGTTATATGTTCTTTGAATTATGATTTGGTATTTAAACCAAGAGTTGGAAGAAGTGGTAAGATGTCTGATTTAGAGGTAATAGCACTTAGTTTGACTGCTGAATTTATGTCTATTGACAGTGAGAATTCACTTTTCAAACAAATTAGTCCGATTATGATTCCTAATCTAATTGAACGTAGTCAATTCAATAAAAGAAGAAGGAAACTGTTTTTATTTTCTGAAGAGATCAGGACTAAACTAGCTAGTCGATTTCTTGAGTTTGAGGACTATTTTATTGTTGACAGTATGCCGTTGGAAATCTGCAAATTTTCTCGTCACAAAAGAATTAAAATATGCAAAGATGAATTTGAAACAGCTCCTTCCAAAGGTTTTTGTGCTTCGCAAAACAGTTGGTTTTATGGATATAAGCTTCATGGGGTTTGCTCAGTAACTGGTGTGTTTCATTCTTTAGACATTACAAAAGCAGAAGTTCACGATGTAAATTTTTTAAAGAATATTAAAAAACAAATGTCTGATTGTGTGATTCTTGGAGACAGAGGATATCTCTCTGAGAGTGTTCAATTAGATTTATTTCAGACGGTTAAAGTTAAATTAGAAACCCCAAAAAGAATTAATCAAAAAGATTACAAATCACAACCGTATATTTTTAGAAAATCTAGAAAAAGAATTGAAACTTTGTTTTCACAATTATGCGATCAATTTTTAATTCGAAGGAATTATGCTAAATCTTTTGAAGGCTTTAAAACAAGAATTTTAGCAAAAATTACAGCGATGACTTTGATACAGTATATCAATAAATTTATATTTGACAGACCTATAAACAATATTAAAAATCAACTAATTTAA
- a CDS encoding secretion protein, giving the protein MKTILKISLIVLVAMTTMGAHAIGGDFLLNVKKATGKEICFSVNGIQKANVAIYDKEHTLIYSEKVTGTDGIMKTYSLEEFPEGTYFLEVETSQKKVTHEIVVAKEASTLSRKSIAEVYKGDLKMENKNVVTVN; this is encoded by the coding sequence ATGAAAACGATTTTAAAAATTAGTCTGATAGTATTGGTGGCGATGACCACGATGGGCGCTCACGCAATAGGAGGTGATTTTTTGCTAAATGTGAAAAAAGCAACCGGTAAGGAAATTTGTTTTTCGGTAAATGGGATCCAAAAGGCCAATGTGGCTATTTATGATAAAGAACATACTTTGATCTATTCTGAAAAAGTTACCGGTACAGATGGAATTATGAAAACCTACAGCCTTGAGGAATTTCCTGAAGGGACTTACTTCCTGGAAGTAGAAACGAGCCAAAAGAAAGTAACCCACGAAATTGTGGTTGCCAAAGAAGCTTCTACACTATCGAGAAAGTCTATAGCCGAGGTTTACAAAGGGGACTTGAAAATGGAAAACAAAAATGTGGTTACGGTTAATTAA
- a CDS encoding MASE1 domain-containing protein, producing MYKLDASDYYTPFYLKSDLFKIILVAFVFNVLAFLSFRITVSPDNLSPIFPDVGFALAALLIIGRKAIIGVWIGSFVANMFSFWDVCKMLDKSLLETILSSASVATGVAIGVIICSYLINLVNKGQYPLKTGTSVMSFLAISTLYCGITASLCVSAISFWGLSTPNHFISNWITLWKGDLIGTILITPFLISWFYRHHIKIISTSLLEAISLGIATIFVCILIAYDHPNDQYLFILILLWATFRFRIRGVSILASMFALLSSIYGYLGYGSFVVVDSEDSLININPFFGATTVIALILSGFYSDYLHRKLEV from the coding sequence ATGTATAAGTTAGATGCCAGCGATTATTACACCCCTTTTTATTTAAAATCTGATTTATTTAAAATTATTTTAGTTGCATTTGTTTTCAATGTACTTGCTTTTTTGAGCTTTAGGATAACTGTCTCACCGGACAATCTATCTCCAATTTTCCCCGATGTAGGATTTGCTCTTGCAGCCTTATTAATTATTGGGCGTAAAGCAATAATTGGAGTTTGGATAGGATCATTTGTTGCAAATATGTTTTCCTTTTGGGATGTTTGCAAAATGCTGGACAAATCATTACTTGAAACCATACTCTCTTCTGCATCTGTAGCTACTGGAGTAGCGATCGGAGTAATTATTTGTTCTTATCTGATTAATTTAGTCAACAAAGGCCAATATCCATTAAAAACAGGGACTTCTGTCATGTCCTTTTTAGCAATTAGCACTTTATATTGTGGTATCACTGCTTCATTATGTGTTTCAGCTATTTCATTTTGGGGATTAAGTACTCCAAATCACTTTATTTCTAATTGGATAACTCTATGGAAAGGTGATTTAATAGGCACTATACTTATAACTCCATTTCTAATATCATGGTTTTATCGCCATCACATAAAAATCATTTCCACATCACTTTTAGAAGCTATTTCATTAGGAATAGCAACTATATTTGTCTGTATTCTTATAGCTTATGACCACCCAAATGACCAATATCTATTCATACTAATATTACTGTGGGCAACTTTTCGCTTTAGAATTAGAGGTGTATCTATTTTAGCCTCAATGTTTGCCCTTTTGTCCTCCATTTACGGATACCTCGGTTACGGTTCATTTGTAGTAGTCGATTCCGAAGATTCATTGATCAACATTAATCCATTTTTCGGAGCTACAACGGTCATTGCTTTAATATTATCAGGGTTCTACTCTGATTACTTACATAGAAAACTGGAGGTATAA
- a CDS encoding pYEATS domain-containing protein, translating to MANKENKSLNETELENEKNTVKEAETSVLLALYMGLFLGMIPVIGFPIIIPEMGGKILFIGVTLGIATFISSFFVGSLFGMPKRNNQKGTNNSFNNSLVEISDWLSKIIVGLVLINLKEIPFYIFALVEYIRVASNYDSQLLNVYTIGIIIYFGFLGLFIGYNYMRLVLSNKYKYADDNLVRRELELLKEKILEIREENHLKDNKIIHFQSLVQEKEQLTKTLIDKLNEPLMSNANVQTVIKKLITADEAKKDNQNQVLHLDKMIDEAKLKLHKGLITHNDDPQKGQWKSNAINNERELKATVIEEAKGFYKVKLQVVSINPKDNPLKNGDLILFALHNTFGDSPFKLVKIDKQSAELNFYCYGSFTIGAFADNGSTELELDLAELPNVSSHFKTH from the coding sequence ATGGCAAATAAAGAAAACAAAAGTCTAAATGAAACGGAATTAGAGAACGAAAAAAATACAGTAAAAGAAGCTGAAACTTCAGTTTTACTCGCTTTATACATGGGACTCTTTCTAGGTATGATTCCTGTTATTGGTTTCCCCATCATTATTCCTGAAATGGGCGGAAAAATTCTTTTTATAGGGGTAACTTTAGGAATTGCTACTTTTATAAGTTCTTTTTTCGTAGGCTCTTTATTTGGTATGCCCAAAAGAAACAATCAAAAAGGAACTAATAATTCGTTCAATAATAGTTTGGTCGAAATCTCGGATTGGCTAAGCAAAATTATTGTAGGTCTCGTATTAATCAATCTAAAAGAAATTCCCTTTTATATCTTCGCTCTTGTTGAATACATAAGGGTTGCTTCAAATTATGACAGCCAATTATTGAATGTATATACAATTGGGATTATTATTTATTTTGGCTTTTTGGGATTGTTCATTGGTTACAATTATATGCGATTGGTACTTTCCAATAAATACAAATATGCAGATGACAATTTGGTTCGAAGAGAACTGGAACTGTTAAAAGAAAAAATTCTTGAAATTAGGGAAGAGAACCATCTAAAAGACAACAAGATTATTCATTTTCAAAGTTTGGTTCAAGAAAAAGAGCAATTGACCAAAACTCTAATTGACAAGTTAAACGAACCTTTGATGTCGAATGCCAACGTTCAAACAGTCATAAAAAAATTAATCACCGCTGATGAAGCTAAAAAAGACAACCAAAATCAAGTTTTACATTTGGATAAAATGATAGATGAAGCCAAATTAAAACTACATAAAGGACTTATAACCCATAATGATGACCCACAAAAAGGACAATGGAAATCCAATGCTATAAATAATGAACGTGAATTAAAAGCAACCGTTATTGAAGAAGCCAAAGGATTTTACAAAGTAAAACTACAGGTAGTCTCAATAAATCCGAAAGACAATCCATTAAAAAACGGTGATTTGATATTATTTGCTCTACATAATACTTTTGGAGATTCACCATTCAAACTTGTAAAAATCGACAAACAATCGGCAGAACTGAACTTCTACTGCTATGGTTCTTTTACTATAGGAGCTTTTGCTGATAATGGCTCAACCGAATTAGAACTCGATCTCGCTGAATTGCCAAATGTCTCCAGTCATTTCAAAACTCATTAA